A window from Prochlorococcus marinus CUG1435 encodes these proteins:
- a CDS encoding pirin family protein — MSFKIIKIRKSHERFRSTREWLNSMHSFSFAEHRDQKWDNFGKIRVINEDIISPNAGFNTHSHVNMEIITVVTKGAITHRDSLNNLGKIYKDEVQVMSAGTGISHSEKNEENETCKLFQIWVYPQKENIKPRYDQISLNEKLWDNLIFNYKDGKNNKLFLNQSISLWRCKYKQIKEKKLPLKIDKYNWIQIIEGNLLLKSKDSNSNIFLESGDGLGFEIDYFDDVSIDTEKDLDFLLFSMPSL; from the coding sequence ATGTCTTTTAAAATAATTAAAATTAGAAAATCTCACGAAAGATTTAGATCAACTAGAGAATGGCTAAATTCGATGCATTCATTTTCTTTCGCAGAGCATAGAGATCAAAAATGGGATAATTTTGGAAAAATTAGAGTTATAAATGAAGATATTATTTCTCCTAATGCAGGATTTAATACACATTCTCATGTAAATATGGAAATAATTACTGTCGTAACAAAAGGAGCAATAACTCATAGAGACTCGTTAAATAATCTTGGAAAAATTTACAAAGATGAAGTACAAGTTATGTCTGCAGGTACTGGAATCTCTCATAGCGAGAAGAACGAAGAAAATGAGACCTGTAAGTTGTTCCAGATTTGGGTATACCCTCAAAAAGAAAATATCAAACCCCGATATGATCAAATTTCATTAAATGAAAAGTTGTGGGATAATCTTATTTTTAATTACAAAGACGGTAAAAATAACAAGCTTTTTCTAAATCAAAGTATCTCTTTATGGCGTTGTAAATATAAACAAATTAAAGAAAAAAAATTGCCACTAAAAATCGATAAATATAATTGGATACAAATAATAGAAGGTAATCTTTTATTAAAAAGTAAAGACTCTAATTCAAATATATTTCTCGAATCTGGAGATGGCTTGGGATTTGAAATTGATTATTTTGATGATGTCTCTATAGATACTGAAAAAGACTTAGATTTTCTCTTATTTTCGATGCCTTCCTTATAA
- a CDS encoding DUF1643 domain-containing protein: protein MNNLFLERNCLISANKLYRWSLSYKISKSKKEIIFIGLNPSLSDEVFLDNTTKKIIKISKNNNYGKVKLINLFALISSKPEKLFKHKNPVGYLNNSHIYKNLKHWSESKNCDLWLGWGNKGKFLNRNKRISKQIMQYNSIRKNNFDNPLGPLLIKKTIKDNPIHPLYCSDDSILQSYF from the coding sequence TTGAATAATTTATTTCTAGAAAGAAATTGTTTAATAAGTGCTAACAAACTATATAGATGGAGTTTAAGTTATAAGATTTCTAAATCTAAAAAAGAGATTATCTTTATTGGTTTAAATCCCTCATTATCGGATGAAGTTTTCTTGGACAACACAACAAAAAAGATAATCAAAATTTCGAAAAACAATAATTACGGCAAAGTAAAATTAATAAATCTATTTGCTCTTATTTCAAGCAAACCAGAAAAACTTTTTAAACATAAAAACCCTGTAGGTTATCTAAACAATAGTCATATTTATAAAAACTTAAAACACTGGTCTGAAAGTAAAAATTGTGATTTATGGTTAGGTTGGGGTAACAAAGGTAAATTTCTAAATAGAAATAAAAGAATATCGAAACAAATAATGCAATATAACTCAATCAGGAAAAATAATTTTGATAATCCTCTTGGACCGCTTTTAATTAAGAAAACAATCAAAGATAATCCAATACACCCTCTATATTGTTCTGATGATTCCATCCTCCAATCTTATTTTTAG
- a CDS encoding DUF2214 family protein: MLLGTLLTGEIAKSALVAYVHYLGIILCFGSLLFERLTLKVGLNRNETISMIIADVVYGLAGVAILVTGILRVKYFGQGGDFYTGNPVFWIKVSLYILVGLLSLYPTTTYILWAIPLSKNKLPEISENLVKRFRLIITTELVGFATIPLFATLMARGVGLV; the protein is encoded by the coding sequence ATGTTATTAGGAACTTTATTAACAGGTGAAATTGCTAAAAGTGCATTAGTAGCATATGTTCATTATTTAGGAATTATATTGTGTTTCGGTTCTCTTTTATTTGAAAGATTGACTCTCAAAGTAGGTCTTAATAGAAATGAGACGATTTCAATGATAATTGCAGATGTGGTCTATGGTTTGGCAGGAGTTGCAATATTAGTTACTGGTATTTTGCGTGTTAAGTATTTTGGTCAAGGAGGTGATTTTTATACAGGTAATCCTGTTTTCTGGATAAAAGTTTCCCTTTACATTCTGGTGGGTCTACTTTCTTTATATCCAACAACAACCTATATCTTATGGGCCATTCCTTTAAGTAAAAATAAATTACCTGAAATATCTGAAAATCTAGTTAAGAGGTTCAGACTAATCATTACTACTGAATTAGTGGGCTTTGCAACAATACCTTTGTTTGCCACTCTCATGGCTCGAGGTGTAGGTTTAGTTTGA
- a CDS encoding GAF domain-containing protein has product MQNLVSKKEEEERRLKALAEYRILGTKPESCYDDITKIAATTCNVPISLMTLVDKDKQWFKSKIGLQISETRRDWSFCTHAIKENSPLIIHDAFQDERFINNPLVTGDPKIRFYAGFPLRNSDGNKLGTLCVIDRKPGNLTTQQFNIMELLSKQIVSFLELRKKSLNLLDALSNLHKQEGILSVCSYCREVKNKEGDWMHLEKYLSKISDIRFSHGVCDNCMEKHFPDVIEVWNKNDFFEDGQKRFLES; this is encoded by the coding sequence ATGCAGAATCTTGTATCAAAAAAAGAAGAAGAGGAAAGAAGATTAAAAGCTTTAGCAGAATATAGGATTTTGGGAACCAAGCCAGAATCATGTTATGACGATATTACAAAAATTGCTGCTACAACCTGTAATGTGCCTATTTCTTTAATGACTTTGGTAGACAAAGATAAACAATGGTTTAAATCCAAAATAGGGCTTCAAATATCAGAAACTAGAAGAGATTGGTCTTTTTGTACACATGCAATAAAAGAAAATAGTCCACTAATTATTCATGATGCTTTCCAAGATGAAAGATTTATAAATAATCCATTGGTAACTGGAGACCCAAAGATTCGTTTTTATGCAGGCTTTCCCCTTAGAAATAGTGATGGTAATAAGCTTGGAACTCTGTGTGTAATAGACAGAAAGCCAGGAAATCTAACTACACAACAATTTAATATTATGGAATTATTATCCAAGCAAATAGTTTCATTTTTAGAGCTTAGAAAAAAGTCTTTAAATTTGCTAGATGCTTTATCTAATTTGCATAAACAGGAAGGGATTTTATCTGTATGTTCATATTGCAGAGAAGTGAAGAATAAGGAGGGCGATTGGATGCATTTAGAAAAATATCTTTCGAAAATTAGTGATATTAGATTCAGTCATGGGGTTTGTGATAATTGTATGGAAAAACATTTCCCAGATGTAATCGAAGTGTGGAATAAAAACGATTTTTTTGAAGATGGTCAAAAAAGGTTTTTAGAGTCCTAG